TGGGCCGAAACTGGATTCACGCACTGGGAGTTCTGTTGCCGGAGTACCAAGGGGCCGTCGTACATGTGGTTAAAGACGTCCCAAGCCTCCTGTCCGATTTCAAGTCCCTGTTCCAACCGGGGGTGGGCACATTTGCCGGCACGACGGCTAGCATTTACGTTCCTGAGGGAGCCCGGCCTCGTTTTTTCAAGCCTCGCCCTCTGCCGTTCGCCCTGAAGGACGGGGTCACCCAGGAGCTGCAACGGTTACAGCGAGAGGGCATCCTGGTGCCCGTCAAGACGTCTGAGTGGGCCGCTCCCATAGTTCCAGTCCTCAAACGAGATGGCAGCGTCAGGAACTGCGGGGATTTCAAGGTTACCATCAACCCCGTCGCTACCGTCGAGAAGTACCCGCCGCCCCGGATTGAAGTTCTCTGGTCAGCATTGTCCGGGGGACAGAAGTTCACAAAGCTCGACCTCAGAGACGCTTACCACCAGCTGGTGCTCCAGGATGCCTCCCGGAAGTATGTCACGATATCGACAACTTTGGGGCTCTTCCAGTACACGCGCTTACCGTTTGGCGTGGCCTCAGCCCCGGCCATTTTTCAGAGGGAGATGGACAACCTCTTCAGGGGCATGAGGCACTTGGCGGTGTACTTGGACGACATCCTGGTTACTGGTACCGACGATGGGGACCACCTGCAGAACCTGCACAACGTCCTGGCACGATTGCAGGACGCCGGTCTCAAGCTCAAGCTAGAAAAGTGCGTTTTCCTGGCCCCCAGCGTTGAGTACCTGGGGCACGTCATTTCCCAGGCTGGCCTGTCCCCAGCCCTCTGCAAAGttgatgctgtgctcaaggcGCCAAAGCCCCACAACAAGAAGGAGCTTCAGAGCTACCTCGGCCTCATCAACTTCTACAGGAGTTTCCTGCCGCCCGAACCTGTCGGCGCGTCTACAGCCCCTCCATGTTTACTTCGAGATGGTCAGCAGTGGACCTGGAAGAAGGAGCAGGAAGTGGCATTCCAGCGCAGCAAGGAGCTAATCACCAAGGCTCCAGTgctggtgcacttcgatccggaCAAGCCTGTCGTCCTTACAGTAGATGCGTCGCCATAGGGCGTGGGAGCCGTCGTGGCGCACCGGGACAAGGATGGCCAGGAACGCCCTGTGTCGTTTGCTTCGCGTCGGCTTCTTGCTACAGAGCAACGTTACAGCCAGCTGGATAAGGAAGGCCTGGCCCTCATGTTCGGAGTCGAGTGTTTTCACCAGTACCTGTGGGGCAGAAAAATTGAGGCGCGGACGGACCACAAGCCGCTGCTGGGTCTGCTAGGGCCGGACAAGGCGGTTCCCGTGCAGGCATCGCCTTGAGTGGCACACTGGGCCTCGAGGCTTGCGGCCTACAGCTACCGGCTCGTCTACCGTCCGGGGTAGGACCAAGGACCTGCTGATGCCCTTAGCAGCCTGCCCCTGCCGGAGGTGCCAGCTGCTACTACACAGCCTGCTGAACTGTTCATGCTGGAGCACGCGTACCCGGAGGTACTCTCCAGATCTGCGGTGTCACAGGCGACCAGCTGGGACCCAGTCCTGTCCCAGGTGGTCAAGGTGGTGTCCCGAGGGGAGGAGTTGATGCAGCAGGCTCACAGCCACAAGGCTGCCGAGCTGAGCCTGCTGTAGGGCTGCCTACTGTGGGGTTCCAGGGTCGTGATCCCACAAAGGCTCTGGTCCAGGGTACTGCAGTTGCTGCACGCGGGTCATACTGGTGTAGAAAAGACGAAGATGGTGGCCCGGTCCCACGTTTGGTGGCCTGGTCTGGACCAGGACATCACTCACATGGTGCAGAGCTGCCAAGTCCTCCAGGAGAACCAGCGGGCCTCACCCTGGCTTTTTCCCACAGAGACCCTGGTGCCGCTTGCATGTAGATTTTGGGGGTCCCTCCAAAGGAGCGACCCCCAAACTCCTTCCTGGTAGTGGTCCACCACTCCTTTCTGGTAGTGGTGGACGCCttttcgaagtgggtggaggtccTACCTGTCACCGCTCCTTCAGCAGGCGCGATCAttgcggcgctgcgacagatctTCGCCTCCCAGGGGTTGCCGGACGTCATCGTGTCCGACAATGGCCCCGCTTTCGCCAGCACGGAGTACCTGGCCTGGCTAACAAAGAACGCCGCCCTACCACCCTGCTTCGAACGGTGCAGCCGAGCGGGTGGTACAGACAATCAAGGACAAGCTGAAAAAGAGTAAGGCTGGAGATTTCCGGACGCAGGTTGCCCGAGTACTGTTTGAGTACCGGACCACGCCCCACGATGTCACTGGCCGTGCCCCCTGTGAGCTCTTGCTGGGTCGGATGGTCAAGACACCCTTGGACGTCCTGCATCCGGACCTCCAGTCCACAGCGCTCCTGAAACAGCTGAAGCAGAAGCTGGTTGCTGAGCGAGGGTGCCGTCCTCGGTCTTTGCCGGAGTCGGGAGCTCCGGTCTTCGCCAGAAATTTCCCTCCTGGTCCACCCTGGTCCGCCGGACAGGtgctatcaatcaatcaatcaatcaatcattcaatcaatcaatcaatcaatcaatcaatcaatctttatttcgcattcattcatttacaaaaaatgaacgctgggacaggaactaaaagctgcttgtttgcagcttgacaaggttcttgccCAGATTCACGACAACGGGGGCATAATAAAATAAAGTTTGTACATTTTAGTGTGCGCAATGTACAATCAATGACAGAGTATAAGTGAAAATGTGTAAGGTGAAATGTACAATCAGCGTTACAAAGCAGTGTGTTTAGGCAGTACAAATGGCATATATGAATATACAGTATATCAGATATACATAATTGTTTTTGATTGCTGAAGGGTTAAAATTTATCATATTACATTCTATTAACATACGAAAACACAGACAGCAAATAAAGGTGTGTATAATTGTCTTGCAGGTTACATCCTATATGCGAAAAATGTTACACAtggtgaaaaagaagaaaaaagttcttGTAATTCTGGTTGAGCTACATATGTATAACTGCATAGAAACACTAGTATTCTTGCATGTTATTAAAACGTAAAACCATCTAATTAAAAGAGGTAAGTAGTGACTTCTCATACCCAAAGGAACGCTATGAAAATAATTACTCAATTTGAATTAGGAAGTCTCGTATTGTTTTATTAGTAATTTCATATATATCGACATCCTTTCATGTAGTTTATTTAATAAGGATGGAACGTGATGGGTTAAACGATTTGATCCATAATTCGTACGGGAAAGTGGTAGCagccatttctttctttccctaaTGTTGTAGGATATATCTGTTGGTTCTGTTAGGTTGCACAAACCCAAGAACGCTTCATTGTTATATTTAAAATACCTCTGGTATTTAAGGGCAAGGTTAACTTCATATAAACTTGGTAGACAAATGATATTAAACTTCGAAAATAGTTCAGATGTATGTGCGTCGAATGGCGCGTTTGCGATATGACGAACATGCTTTTTTACAGTAGCAGTAATAATTTAGTGATATTTTGCTTTGACGTGGTACCCCACGCAAGGTGGCAATACATTAAATGAGATGAGAATAGGGCATTATAAAGGATCAGCTTAACTTTAGATGGTATCGTCTCTACAAAGCACGCCACAAGCTTTGGCTAAACGGGATGCAATAAGTTCCACATGTTCATTCCACATTAATTTTTGATTAAATATAACACCCAAGGTTTTGACGTTAGGAACAAGCTCAATTACTTCAGAGCCAACCTGCAACAGTATGTCTTCACTCAGATGCTTTTGGGGAGGTGCAAAAATAACAGCTTTTGTTTTCGTTGTATTTAATTTGAGAGCGTTGACCTTGCTCCATTCGGCCAGTTCTTTCAGTGGGACATTTGCCAACAATGAGAGATTGCCGAtattacgagactgaaaaaagaggctggtgtcgtccgcataaattaTAAAGTTCGCGTCATTATATATGTTGACAATGTCGTTAACATATATATTAAATAATACTGGCCCTAGTATACTTCCCTGGGGAACGCCCTGTGTAATTTCCCTGAGACGTGAGTCTTCTGATGAAATTGAAACGAGTTGTTTTCTGTGTAAGATAAGATTGTAAGAGCTTCAAAGAAATGCCCTGAAACCCATAATGCTCTAGTTTAGTAAGCAAAGTCTGATGATTTAGCCTATCAAATGCTTCAGAGTAGTCCACGAAAATTCCTAGCGTTGGTTCCTTATTTTCAGAACCATTTAAAATGAATTCTTTTTGGGTTAGCAGAGCCAATTCAGTTGACATTCCCGCACGGAACCCAAATTGTTTATTTGATATGGTGGAATGTTTATCACAAAATGACTTTAATCTTTTACAGATAACTTTTTCTAGTCCCTCGGACAGGACAGGCAGTACTGAGACTGGCCTGTCCTGTCCGACAGCATATTTTTGTCACCGGACTTGAATAAGACTAACTTTCGCGTGTTGCATTTTTTTAGGAAAAATTCCAGTTGACAGTGATAGGTTAAAAATATGAGTAAGTACTGGTAGCAAGAGATCAAGCACGAACTTAACAGGTCTTATTTGAAGCCCGTTCACATCACGGGATTTACTATTTTttaatgacatgaatgtcgtgtaAACTTCATGTGGATCGGTAGGTTTAAGAAAATCTGTATGTGCGTTGCGAGTGCCCAAATAGTTGGTTACTGATTTGTCGTGAGTACTTTATTCCAGACTGGTGAAATAATCATTAAACACATTTGCTAATTCTTTGCCTCTTAGTGTTCTATCCTCAACTACGAGTGCAAGGTCAACACTATTGCGGACATCGGAATGCAAGAgctttttaatttcgcgccataATAAACTGCTCCGATTACTCACCTCATGAAACAGGTTCTCGTAATACAGCTTTTTATCATTTCGTACAAATTTTGTAACATAGTTCCTGTATTTCCTAAAGGCTGCAAAATCATCAGGGTTCCTCGTTCTGACAAACTTATGATACAGTGAATCCTTCTCACGGATCATCCTAAGGCATTCGTCATTAAGCCATGGTTTTCGTATTCTAGTTGACTTCTTTACTCTTTTATATTTAAAGGAGTTGTCGTATGCTTCCTTAAGGGAACGCATGAGTTTTTCATATGCCTGATCCGCGTCCTGACATAGAAGCACCGAACTCCAATCAATATTACAATTTTTTTGCCGGAAAGCGTTTAGTGTTTTGTAATTAATTTCCTGGAAAACAAATGAGTGAGACTGACGAACTGGTTTTGAAGCCTGATGAAACCTACAGAACATGTATACCGGCAAATGATCGCTCATGTCAGCCACAATAACTCCCGATTTGGTGGCATCTTCAGAACAGTTTGTGATGAATAGATCGAGTAGCGTTTCAGATGCATGACTCACACGCGTAGGTTCTGTAATAACATTCCTACAGTAAAAAGAGTGGAGGAGTAGTTGTAGGGCTTGGGATTGCGAAGTGCTTTGTAAAAGATTAACATTGAAATCACCACCAACGGAAAGATTCATGTCGTTTACACACACGAAACTGAGAATgctttcaaagaaagaaataaagttatCGATCTTTCCATCAGGTGGGCGATACACAACAGTAAAAATCTCCTGCCAGCGCCTCATCACTGCTGGTCCGCATGTTGGACGGGAACACGTGGCACTGGCACGTTGACCACGTTCGGCCACGCCTCATTTTTTTCCTTATCGGATCTAACTAGTCCCATTGTATAGATTATATTCTTGGTTCTTTCGTTTGTTTTAGTCTGTATGAGAAATGGCATTATTACGGCTTGTGTTTCTGATGATATCTTTCTTGCCCTCGTGTTTTTTCGCACAATTGCGATACCGTTATGCCTACCATTGCTTATTTGTCCGTATTGGttaaagatgttttttttttactatgccgTGGTATTAGAACAAATTTTAGAACGAATTTACTATGCCGTGTTTAGAACAaattcagccgcatgaatgacaagcttgtcaagtgcatcgagtcgacatgacgggctgttgtgttcccaagtgcaccggatcgacgcgtaaagggcttcgttgtgtacgcttcccccgggacccagagcgaaggaagagatgggaagcccaagtaaagcggtatcactggaaggcaacggataactcctacatttgcgaagtaagtgtcaagaaagtttagactatagcaccgtgttttattgcgatagcaattatatggacacttcaaccggatttctgccgtcggcgtcgccgtcgccgtgatgttccgtatagataaaatcttcgccgcgcgccgtaagcccgagcggaagcgtgcggggacgcgcgctatcacggagagcgaacgcactcaatctcccacgcgcaagcaagacagtgggaagccagcgccggagggagcaaggggggggggggggggagcgcacttctactctgccaacaaccgcgctcgtcgctcgcccgcaccgtctcttatctccacacggctctgacctttgtatgcgctgtgcattcgccgctcagtttccgttgaaacgatagaccgcacgtaccttcgcccgctgcggcgtatgcgcttgctgccagcgttttgacagtcgttgtctgcagtcattcagtgtgatctattcatgtttgtttgtgcgcgctcacaccacgcttgttcattcagttagtaatagtcgggtcacattttccaacgcacgctacacatgcaatgctgcccggatcggcagtgcagcgctacagggccgctattttgtagcgatgcctttaaagtaataatgccttttcgcgcttatcgcgctttgtcagtggtcagagcgacggtccgctcacgatatcaacgttgataacgcgagcggaccgtcgctctgaccactgacaaagcgcgataagcgcaaaaaggcattatgactttaaaggcattgctacaaaataccggcccaggtgtgtcccttcgcacgcgctgcccacgggaagcgcttctcatcaacaccaccgtttcacacgcgccttctcgtggtcatcgagtctctcttcatgtcggtctacttacgccgcagcacacctgcttacttaatcagctcatgtttactacaattcatattgctaccaaagccgctcaccttacttcgtgtgacattgctgtgttgctatcgcattcattgcttcgcccttagggcgaaactgtgacatttttttttcatttaaataagaaagtattctctgatcttCGCTCACGTACccacgttcgctcacgaactaagcactgcaccgatgctgtctgagtagcctatggtttgcgagcgcgcgtcgcataggcttttgccgttttgatcggcgcagtctatgcaagtagtacccttattttaaggactgatgaaaatgcttcgccgcgaaatagccttacattagctacaaatcgtcatgtaaaccatcTATTTTACTTTTCCACGGGAaacacacatcgtgtgtctcttgtttcttttttttccctcagattttttttcgctactggttatttgggactaaagaacgcagtgcttcttctggggagagtggctgttgtgtacgtggcaagcgaagcattgtgattttctctgatttctcagcagatatcttgcgaaTATCAGGTTATTACGTTATACAGctgatttttagacgaatatatttgtagcgtggtgctcgtatgccgatggtcattcgtgctcattcccgatcgtagtgggtactgtgacggtctttaaatatCTGTGCActgtatgcccaggtgtagtagagttaaggggcatcatgggaccaaaacgtttcggcgctttctggcatggtgtctgttgtagcctgcgCATTTCTTCGAAATATGTGAAGCGAGGtaacagcattacttctgcgaaaatttatttttaagcgctgtaatgggttctctgtatttacaaggcaacttttcatatcaataatcacttttgttgttttacctgtacttagaaacactttgaagaggaccagtacgagggaaatcgacaggatgggcgctgTCTGTTAATGTCAACAGCCCTACaccatcatggactatattttcgaagtgaaaaacattgctaatctgtatttgacagtcttagtttcatttacggtttttgtacgcgatatgtatgcagtgttgtttattttttcaatgtagctatcagtgttctaatggttatttataaaatgttctgtactcgccattgatgtgtttggctgatgcgacgtattcgatggtagctgatgtattctggctggatatcttgattaatattacccgcagttgcgttttcttgttttcgatttatattgtgtgtaataaggttgatgtactcacttgaacccccccatgtaatgaataaattaaaaaataaaaacgctccctatcccgaattgtgtgtcgagcctaccttgcgaattttctttctcgtctttcaacataaccttcaggcgccacacagtacatataatttttcatgtacatatctctttcatgattgattgtactagacattataagtaaatgtattttgtgcatcgtttggtttcttgtgtgtactacgcaagattgacgcagacaagttacgttacatttttctctacagcactaactaaaccttattttcacatcgcagttatttttacaccagcgtaatcctgtcagcacacagtttcgtgggcaaaaaaagcaaaattgcgcgtagatatcgtcaaataattgcaacgaacgcgaagagcacgcgcaacgcaagggaagctaaccgccgtgcgcgagtggctggctacggtaaaggaggcgtgacgtgtaaatcAAAATACAacggcgaaaaagaaaaacttccacacacggggggtcgcaaaccttatataccaagcatcgaagcgcaaaagaatagtgcgtatttcaaacatacacacggcatattaaatgtgattgaattaggcaacttgcgGCATGTTCCCGgggccatacatttacgtcttcaaccttcgacgagttaacggctattggttataaagatgagCAGATGCGATACCGGTAAAAAAATTCTCAttaaggcaaagcacttggaagtgcgccgcgagtaacactatttatgaacgcaagcgtagctgagtctgagctcgtgtgattcaatatggctgcgccagcggggttgtctccaccctgaacggcggcgctggcatcgaggcactctagatAGTGTCAGAACACAGCGCCGCTGCGCGGTAGCGGCGCGCGTAAACAGGAGAGGGCTGGGCGGGGGCTTCGGCGCTGACGCGCCAGGCATCCTAGTAAAGGAGGCGTTGGCTCAGCCATGGATGAAGTTCTTACTG
This region of Dermacentor silvarum isolate Dsil-2018 chromosome 5, BIME_Dsil_1.4, whole genome shotgun sequence genomic DNA includes:
- the LOC119454579 gene encoding uncharacterized protein K02A2.6-like, producing the protein MWHTGLVPSSVPPYLLTVEVCGHPISMELDTGASVSVMAGKVFKPTFPDVSVEASGVMLHSYSGQLSQVQGQARISVRFGDREATLALYLTKGSSPTLLGRNWIHALGVLLPEYQGAVVHVVKDVPSLLSDFKSLFQPGVGTFAGTTASIYVPEGARPRFFKPRPLPFALKDGVTQELQRLQREGILVPVKTSEWAAPIVPVLKRDGSVRNCGDFKVTINPVATVEKYPPPRIEVLWSALSGGQKFTKLDLRDAYHQLVLQDASRKYVTISTTLGLFQYTRLPFGVASAPAIFQREMDNLFRGMRHLAVYLDDILVTGTDDGDHLQNLHNVLARLQDAGLKLKLEKCVFLAPSVEYLGHVISQAGLSPALCKVDAVLKAPKPHNKKELQSYLGLINFYRSFLPPEPVGASTAPPCLLRDGQQWTWKKEQEVAFQRSKELITKAPVLVHFDPDKPVVLTVDASP